The region aacatttataaaaattGAATAGTAATCTTTTCTGActgcgagcatgttagcagaCAAGCTAGCATTCGCTTTGTAAGTAACTTAAGCTATTATTAAACAAACGTTAGCTTGCTTTGGCGGTCAAGTAACAATTACTTTCGTATGTCCGTCAAGCCGACTGCCGTTTATCTGTAGTGTAGCATTAGCCAGGCTGCTGGAAGTTGTAATCAGTCTTAAATTCCAGAGTCTGTTCGGTATCTTGGAGTTGTAATTCACCTCTGTAACCAGTTATCCTCTGTTATCATGTGATCTGACCACTGGTCCAGTATGAGTGCTCCTATTCATTAGAGATTGAGAAGCATGCTGTCTCAAGGTTCAGCTACAACCATTCAAATACGTTAGTTAtgcagttttttgtgtgtgtctccagtgaCTGGGATGGTATCATGGAGAGAGACAATCATCAAGAAGGACAGGCACAGAGAGTGAAGATTTGTGATCCACCCTCTGAGAGCAATCCACTCGGTAAATTATTTAATCTTTCATTAAAGCTATTCTAAATTTTAGCTCACCTGTCTTCAATTTTATCGTTTTCATAATTAAATTTTGTCTTCATCCTAGCTGACACCTTGGCGACATCTCTCTCCCTATTGGGGAATCACATGTTTCCTGATTCGGTGGAGAGAAATGAGAGTACCACTGTTAACAAAGAGGAGCCTGCAGATTCACTCCCATCAGATGttacagcagaggagcagagtcTGGATGCAGAGCCCAATTCTAACCAGGTGACAAAGCTAGAGACTGAGGAGACTGAAAGCGCTGAGCCTCAGAACAATGTGTCCACCCAGCCGTCTGACAGAGAAACTGAGGAGGATGCTGCCATTGACAATGATAAGAGCGACTCTGGGGAGTTTGTTGTTACAATGCTGGCCAAGGCCAAGCTGGAAGAGCAAGGCATAGGTGTGAAGGGAAGGTCATCTCCCCTGTTGGAGGCAGGCACCCAGGAATCTCCTGCGTTTATGTCTCACCGCGATGAGGATGTGACGGCTGAGAGCTGGCGGCAGCacaggaaacatgtttttgtgctaAGTGAAGCAGGCAAACCCATCTATTCCCGATACGGCAGTGAGGAGGCTCTTTCATCTACAATGGGAGTCATGATGGCGTTGGTTTCCTTTGTTCAAAGTGGAGATAACATAATCCGCTCAGTCTATTCAGGTGAGAGCAATGGTGTTTTTTCCCACATAACTTTTGTAACATtattgtaaatgtcattttctatGTACATAAGTGAGAGCAAGTGTAGACATTTCAGAGAGGATTGTGGGTCAGAGTGGCCAGTAAATGTGACCGCAGTAGCTCCGGCTTGCTATAGAGGGCAAGTTAATTATTACCAATTGACAAAGAGGGCTGGACCATAGAGAGCTGTGCCTGAAATACAGTGAGCGAGGAGAGGTTcatgcatttacagtatttttttttacattcacttTGAAGTTATTTgaagtacaatattttattCTGGAAGTGCCTGTTACATTTACACTTATTTCCATGTCCACAACATGTGAGCACAGAGCTGTCGATCACTGTGAGTAGACATTCACCGTTACCTCCAGCATTGTCTTTAATATCTACCaatgtgttttcttccttccaTCAGAGGAGCACACTGTGGTGTTCTTACAGAAAGGGCCCCTCGTGCTGGTGTGTGTCTCTTGCAGTCGTCAGTCTGCGCGGCAGCTGCGTGGAGAGCTCCTCTACGTGTACTATCAGATCATCAGCATGCTCACCCAGGCCAGCATCTCCCGCATCTTTGAACACAAGAAAAACTACGACCTGAGGAGACTCCTGGCAGGCTCAGAGAAGATCCTGGACGGTCTTCTCAACCTGGTGGATTCTGACCCCAGCTTCCTGCTAGCAGCAGTGCACTGCTTGCCCTTGGCTTCCTCTCTCAGGGACTCTCTCAGCCAGATCCTTCAGAAAGCGATCACTCCCAATCTGGTTTTCTCCATCCTCATCGCCAAGAACCAGCTGCTCACCATTGTCCAAGAAAAGACAGTCATCGAGGACAGCAGGCTGGAGCCCGCTGATGTCCACCTCCTGCTCAACCTCATCGGAGCCTCCTCTGCCTTTCAGGCTGGGGAGATCTGGACTCCCATCTGCCTCCCCCTCTTTAATCCTGACTGTTACTTTTATGCATACATATCTTACCTGGACCCTCCAGAATGCactgtttgtttgctgctgctctcaACAGACAAGGAGGCTTTCTACGCTGTAGCTGAGTGCAAGAGGAAGATAGAGGAGGCCATGGTGGCTCAGAACTCCCTGAGCCTCATTGCCAAAGTCCAGTCTTACAGCGTGAGCCAGGTGGGCGTCTCAGACCTCAGACACTTCATGTACAAGCCGTTTGATGTGCCAGACAACTACCGCCAGCTCACTCAGttcaccaggtgtgtgtgtatgtgtgtttgtgtatctgtcaTTATCTATGCAACTACAGGAGGGATATATGAGCCTAAAGCcgtatgtttaaaaaatataaacaaaaaagtcatttattttatgcttttgtaaaatattataaCGTAAATTTAACTGCATGTAGGCAAGTTAGACGGTGACATTTGTCTTGTatatctttttgtgtttgtgatataacattttttttgtcttgagaaaaaataaatattttacatgaagGCCATGGCttgtgcacataaaaaaaagagtatgaAAATTAAGAAAGTAAAGTAAGAAAATACAGCTTAGTGTGGTTGGTATTTACAAATTAAAGTATCCTGTTTTTATATTGGGTACTTCAAAATCCCAGGGTTTCTGAAATAGGGCTTCCAGTTACAAgggcacagagaaataaaaattgTTAGAAATTCAAAGTCTTCCACAAATCCTGCCAATTCACTTCACTTATCTCTTAATGGGCTGAACTGAAAGCACTAGGTGTCCCATTACATAAGGAAGCAGCCAATCGAAactctgaaaatgaaagaaattatACAAATAATCATAGCACTTCACTTaaataataattgattttatttacatagcactGGTCAGAACAATGTTTGACgtttgaagctgtgtgtgttgtttggccTTTTACTGTGCAACTTTATCTCATCTGTAGCAAAAAGGTTTTGATGatgtaaaatctgtttttttatatcGCTGtatctttgtttctgtgaaatctTTGTATTCTGTCTGTAACCTTTTACTCTACGTATGTTGCTGCATGTAGTCCAGAGATGGAAGCTCCGTACAGCagtgaagaggagaagatgagaCTGCTCGACCTTTATCGTTATATGCACGGCCGCATCCACAGCACCTCACGACCCCTCAAGCTCATCTACCACGTCGCCGAGAGGGAAACTCTGCTAGCCTGGgtatgttgctgtgtttctccCTGTGCCTATGTACAACCTCTAAATACTGTCTTTGCGTGTATTCTATTATCTTTGGTATGAGGGTGTCTGAATGTATTTTAAGggtttttaaaggaatagttcaacattttgggaaatgcctttatttgcttttttgctgagcgttagatgaaaaaatataaagctggagccgagagatggttagcttagcataaagactgaaaacaaggggaagcagctagcctggccctgtaaaggtttaatctgtacaaaccTACATGTAAAAaggacaagttgtggttttactgggtTTTATGTATTGGAAAACTTCTTGGCTGTGCACAGTgactaaatatacagtatataacctgttaattagtgagcttcagaggtgctggtagatggattttctttacctttggagagaaccaagctagctgtttcactgtttccagtctttatgctaagctaagttatcctgctgctggctgtggcttcgGATTTAATGATGCGGACAGTGACCAATTGTTTCAGTGTCTTTTAGGATCAACTTTGATGTCCCCAcctaaaatgtccatttttgtCTCTCAACTGTAGGTCACAAGTAAATTTGAGCTGTACACCTGCTTCAGTCCTCTGGTGACAAAGGCCTGTGCCATTACTGCTATCACTAAGCTTCTAAGGTGGATTAAAAAGGAGGAGGACCGTCTCTTCATCAGATACCCCCCGAAGTATTCGACCACACCAAACCCCAGCAAGAGCTCTCGAGGTGGCAAATCCGACCAGCAAGACTCGACAGATAACGGCTTCTTATCTCTTCTATAGGACTCTCTTAGTGCTACAATAGTTGCTCTGCCTCATTCAACAATAGTTTCTACACTGGTTCCAAGATATTTTTGAACCCTCTTTTGACACTTGTTGGACTTGACAGACATTGACTACTGGAATCAAACACTACGTTTTACACTATTTAAGAAGGAATGATCTCTAGTATTATTTCTGTACCTTAACAAGAAAGCATGTCATTGCATCactgctttctttctgaaagAGTCAGGGCAAAACAGCAGTGTTACAACTGTGGTAGAAAAATAATTGCaatgattatttaaatgtttttatattgttttattacgGCAACAAGAGAGAAATTTTCCTCACGGACAGTGAATGTATCACACAGATGACCGTTAATTCATATGCTATAACTATTCATCGCGTCTTTCTCGTGTAAGTTAAGATGAGGAGTAAAATGCACTTTCTCAGACTTATACATAGATTATTTTCCatgacacaaaaacatcccAATGTAACAAAACAGGATATGCAAGAAATGGAAGTATGTCGTGTTTTGGGCTTAACATAAACTGGAATAACTGGAACTGCCAGAACAGGGATGGGCCACCATGTGTCACACAGGGTCATGAACAAACCAAGTTCCCTGTATGAATTTGGTTGCACATCCCTGCGACAGAACTTTAAAACATGGTGTTGTTTCATATCCCACTGATGTTTGTACTCTAATTAAAATGATCAGGTTTCATTCATGTTACATTTTgtgcagaaaacaaatgtaGGAAATCCCAGCCTGTTACACCTGATCACTCTACATGGTCATCATTGTCATCGTTAGTGTTTTCATTGCTAGGAGTTGAACCATGTTAATTTGGATATCATCCGATAAGCTAAGAAGATGCCACTGAgctcacaaaatgtttttctgcagatATTTCTAGTACGATTATCAGTTGACACTTGATGTAGTGACTTCAGGCAACTTATCTTTTTTGGATAATAGTTTTGTAAAGATCTATAGGTCTATAAACAGTAGCCTCATCCTTGCGTCCTTTGAGGAAATTCCTGTCAATTCAAGTCTTAAGAGTATGTCTATAGTATTATGAAATAAATCCCAGGTTGCACAAATCTACACTTGTTCTCATTAAGTAGAGATGTTGTGAATAAGcacaatatattatttattaggAAATGACAAAATTATCTTTTAGTAACGGTTGATTTTGCAGgtctgtaaaatatattttttaattttcttggAAAGAACTAcgtaatttggtactaattgTGTACAGTAACCTTGAGTCTGTTAGTCAGTGCAGAGCAGATGAGCTGAACATGCAATTACAGGAAATTTGTCTACAGGTGAGCATGCAGTTCATCAAACATGAAAGTTTCCAAAGTTAACAAATGAATGAGGGAATACTGTGGGGGGTTTCAGTGGAGTCGTCCTTTCAAGCAGCTACTATAATTAGCACCATGTTacatagttctttccaggaaacatCTGAGAACATTATAAGAATGAAGGAACCCATAAAATGAAGCATTACTAAAATTGAATGGAGACTCTTGCTGTCATGTCTCTGATCAGTGTCATTTGTTGTGTACAAATTCAGGGGTTCGATGTGACCTGAAGGCTGGCCCTTACTGAGCTTCCTTCCTAAGTTACACAATTTAACCTCTCATAAATTAAAACTAATGTTGTGTTTGGGATAAGGATACACCACTGGCCAGTTCTGATGTATACTGTCTAGTAGTGTGAATGAAGCAAAGTGCACACAGCCAACCCCAGTTGGGAACAGGTGCAAGAGAAAAGCATCATCTTACGATGCAATGTTTCCATCAAGGTCTTTGGCAGATGAAATTGTTGCATGATACAAATTGTTGGTGCTGGCAATATTCTGTTTGCAGATGACCTCTCCTTTTCCTAGAAATGTGGAGGAACTTCAAACCTTCATGCTATCTTCTCTTCCTAAATTTAGATTGTGTCATTTAGATTGAAATGATAGCATGATCCAAAGGAGGGGAACTGAGTTAACACGGTGAAAAGTGGTTAATAGATGACACTGTACACATGCAGTTGTTTCAAACAGCATTTATTCTTGTGTGAGAAAATATTGTCTCAGGCAGATTATAGATCTTGCAGTAGAATTCAAATGACAAGATCAAAAATCTCCCGTGCCacccaagaaaaacaaaacaaaaaacctctTGTAGACTAGTGCGCTCGCTGCTGCCTACAGAGCTCAGGTCTGGTGTCACCTCACTAATAGAATATGTTCTGACATGTTGGTGAATACCATCACTATTACAAAGAGCTACTTAGCATCATACATAGatcttttcaatattttactttttaaataacacTCTCGACTGCCAcaaattataaattaaaatctaaatttgaTTTTTGCATTCCTTAAATTACTTCATGTAAGCcaatataaacatacatttacatatttacaaaacTATACACATGCACCTTTTACTACACTGAGGTTGtattcatatatgtatatactgtacacacacgcacacacacacacacacgtttttgcCACATATATGGCTCCAGGAGTCATCAACCCTACAcgttcttttgtttctttaaccGATTGTGCTTTTCAAGTCATTTCAGCCAGATTTGCAAACAATTGCAAGCTCTTCAGTGAGTGATCGCAGTAGACTTTGTCATAACCACAAAATAATCATCTTCACCGGTATAGTGGCTTCACATCTTACCAACCAAGTAGCTGCACCAGGTACTCAGACATTCTAGTATCATAATACAGTTTCACAATAtggaaaaataagtaaaagacCTCTAAAGTCCCACCTACGACACGTCATAGCTGGACTAACAAGAATGTTTGTATTGGCAGCCCATTGACCGAAACTTATCAGTATTTCTTTTCACTCCAAATTGTTCTTTGACTCCGATCTTGTTTTATCTACTGAGCAATTCTCATAACTGTTGAATAAAATGTGCACACACCTAAAACATATTCTGAGTCAAACGTAGAACTAGCTAGAGCAGGTTTGATGCACTTCTTTTTGAAAAATGCTGTGTTTAATATCAGTGGTAACTAAAAGGCTGCACCGTACAGGATTCAACGGAGGGAGGATCTGAAGAAATGTTAGgtttttttaagtcattttggtgccttttacatttattttgggaAAAACTGTTTAGATAATATTACCAACATCATATagaattagaaaatgtttttggacaGTAAAAATTATAACTTTTCTCCACAGCTGTTAAAGCCAAACTTCCGTCGAGTCCAGACATGAGGTGAACATTAAGTGGGACTTTCACACTTCAttaaacacagtgacatttcaaTGGCAAATACAatctaaatatgttttgaatCAAGACAATCCCTTTGACGattaaatatttacactttTCTCACATCAAGTCTTGACTCACTTTGgcctaaaataaaaactttatatGAACACATAGCAACAGTGGTTGtgtaaaatctttttaaaaatgacatgaataaaatgaacaaattcatCTAGGAAAATGTCTTCAAgcactttttctctccattttaaaAATCAGCGCAAGTTTTATGCAGAAAACCTACAAATACCATCAACTATTGAAAACGCAATCCTCTGTTTTACTTTCCCACCTTTTTAAGACCATTGACGAAGCCTATAGACATATAACCCGGCAGCCTGTTTAagatgatatatttatataaaattgGAGGGAGTGAAGTTTAGATTTCCTCTCACGTGGTTTAAATGTACCATGGCCCGGTCGTATGCAGTGTGTACAGATTTGCGAACACTGGGTTTCTTGCCTTCCATTAAGCGCAGTTTGTCCACAGTGTCATCCATCCCCATCGGCAGCAGTTTGTTTCGAGGAAGCCACTGCCTGAAAACCAAGAGGGACAATTTGACCAAGACTACTCCAGATTGTTTTAAAATTCAGCATGAGGTTTCGCCTGCCTGTCTGAATCTTACCAAGTTCTTTTGGTGTCAAAGAAGAGCACTAAGAAGagcttttctccttcttctgtttctctccattCGCCCAGTTTGAGTACCTCCACAGGAGGCACTGGAATGGGGATGCCGTTGTGAAGAAGCCCTTCCTGGGGCATGTCTGGGTCAACAATCTGTAACAATAAATTACGTCTGTTGACTGAATTATCATTGTCTTCTATGGGATGCAATGAGGCCGTTTTCTTTATGTCAGCTTTGCACTGTGAGCCAAAGAAATTCTACAGTTGCATAAACTGCTAGACCAAATACATCCTCACCATTGCTGGGTATGATGGATATCCTCTGCATTTGGCCCAAACAAGGTCCAGAGGTGCGAGCTCGGTCTCACTATCTAAAGACAGAAGTGTAGACTTTCCTGTGAACAGGATATTCCAATATATCCGATTAATTCGTGTTCATGACAGCTCCTGAGCCCAAGAGAATTTCATGTAATTGTATTGCTCATGAAAAATTGTAAACCTTTGGTTTTTGTGTGCAGAATCTTAAATTTTGCATACAAAAACTGAGgcatttcactgtattttgaTTGCCTTCTCATGATACACACCAGCCCCAGAGATGTCTCCATTCTCACTGCTGGGAACTTTAGCCAATGCAGGTTTACCACGGCTTCGTTTGGGTGGGGAGACACTACAGCtgtaaagaggaggagagagaagcaaGAGATGTGGGTGAATTTTAAGTTAAAGTGCAATTTATGGTGGGACTGTAGCTACAATTAAATACCTAAGAATTTCAAAGACAAggggcctcatgcaagaacattttcgTATTCTCATCTTAaacttctctcccttttttctttgagGTTTGCTCGTACAAGGGTTCAAGTCAGATTTACCAAACTCTCTTAACTGCACAAATTGTGTGTTCATGAGATTTCATCATTAGCATAATCTACGCCCCTACAATCGCCATATAAAGGCATATATAAGGCTCTGTATGTGGGGAAGTTTAATTCACAAACATGTTaccaaagaataaaaagaatttCACACTGCTGAGCT is a window of Enoplosus armatus isolate fEnoArm2 chromosome 3, fEnoArm2.hap1, whole genome shotgun sequence DNA encoding:
- the mon1bb gene encoding vacuolar fusion protein MON1 homolog B, producing MERDNHQEGQAQRVKICDPPSESNPLADTLATSLSLLGNHMFPDSVERNESTTVNKEEPADSLPSDVTAEEQSLDAEPNSNQVTKLETEETESAEPQNNVSTQPSDRETEEDAAIDNDKSDSGEFVVTMLAKAKLEEQGIGVKGRSSPLLEAGTQESPAFMSHRDEDVTAESWRQHRKHVFVLSEAGKPIYSRYGSEEALSSTMGVMMALVSFVQSGDNIIRSVYSEEHTVVFLQKGPLVLVCVSCSRQSARQLRGELLYVYYQIISMLTQASISRIFEHKKNYDLRRLLAGSEKILDGLLNLVDSDPSFLLAAVHCLPLASSLRDSLSQILQKAITPNLVFSILIAKNQLLTIVQEKTVIEDSRLEPADVHLLLNLIGASSAFQAGEIWTPICLPLFNPDCYFYAYISYLDPPECTVCLLLLSTDKEAFYAVAECKRKIEEAMVAQNSLSLIAKVQSYSVSQVGVSDLRHFMYKPFDVPDNYRQLTQFTSPEMEAPYSSEEEKMRLLDLYRYMHGRIHSTSRPLKLIYHVAERETLLAWVTSKFELYTCFSPLVTKACAITAITKLLRWIKKEEDRLFIRYPPKYSTTPNPSKSSRGGKSDQQDSTDNGFLSLL